The sequence TTCACTGTGCAGGGTAGAGGGATCTTTTTGAAACATAGCCTTACATCTTGATTGTGACCAAAATCCTGTAGCAGTGAAGTTTTGCTCTGTTTGCTTTTTTATTTGTGAGTTGCTCCTTTTTTAAAATGAAGGGAACTTACCTTTGCAAAATATGCTGCCGCTGGGAGGTATCTATTTTTTAGCTTAGCTTGTTGAGGTATGCCACACCCAGAATTTTGggtttggctaaaacatcatcatgTCTTTCAGGAATTGAACCTAGGGCCGTGCGATTAAAAACCCAATGATTTATGTTATGAGCTCCTTCTAATTAACCCTTTTCTTTCTGTGATTGTGATGATATTGAAAGCAAAGCTTCTCCTTGGAATGTTATAGAATGGGTATTATGGTACTGTATGTTTTGTTGAGGAATGAAACGGTAAGGTAGGGTTCTTGGTTCATATAAAGATAAAGTGTGTTTTGTCGAAGGCATCCTATTGACTATTCAGCTATATTTATGCCATGTTTATGTGATTCAGATATAATTTCCAGAGGTCAGTCAAGGAAGGATCGGGTGAGTTTTAGTTGCGAAGCACTTGACGAGGATTCCTATAGAAGGGTTGCATTTTGATTATTGACAGTTTTCGGTGGGTGGCTGTAATTTTGATGTAAACGGATTGATACTTGTTTTAGAAAACACACTACGTTATTTGTGCTATGTTGTAGGGATCAGGCGACTCAAAGGTGATTGTGTGCTATAAGATGTTTATAAGGATGTGCAGACACGTTACTGAATGTGCTCTCTGAAGCTTTCGAGAATCTTAAGGAACAGTTGTTATCAAGTTGTAGACGGTTTCGAGGATGACTTCAGACACTTTTTCAGCATCTGAAAAGAATGACAGCAAGGCCTCTCTGCTGCCTGAGACCGAGAGTCAGCATGGTCTACAAGAATCCGAGTGTAAAAATGCTTCATTTTTAGGAGCAGTTTTCAATCTATCAACAACTATTGTTGGGGCTGGAATCATGGGATTGCCTGCTACCATGAAGATTTTGGGACTTGTCCCAGGGATTTCTCTGATTGTGCTTGTTGGAATTCTAACATATGCGTCTATTGAGATTCTACTCAGGTTTAGCAGAGCCTGCAAGGTCTCTTCTTATGGAGGTGTCATGGGCGATGCTTTTGGTCCACTTGGAAGGGTTGTACTGCAGATTTGTATCATAATTAACACTCTTGGTATTCTTATCGTCTACATGATCATCATTGGTATGTATAGCCAAAGAATATGGATTTGCTCCTCTCATAGTATCCATTTGATTTGTTAGTTTCTTGTTAAAGTGGCATTCTCTTTTTCTGGACAGGTGATGTTGTCTCTGGCACATCAGCAAATGGTATGCATCATTTTGGTATCTTAGAAGAATGGTTTGGTGTCTGTTGGTGGACTGGCCGACCGGTTACACTGTTTCTCACCACAATTTTTATTTTAGTTCCCCTTGTATCTTTCAGACATGTAGGTAAGTGCATTTCTACAACTGAAGTAGTTAAAAAGATTGCCTTTTTCCAAGCTTTCTGTATTTCCTCTCAAGAACACTCTTTACATTGGTTGAAAATGGCATATATGATTATCTCGTGTTATGAGTGAATGTAACTATTTCTGCAGAGATGTATCCCAGCTACCCTGTTATTGTAAGTGAAATTTGAGTTATCTCTCTAAAGACAATGCATTAGATATTCCTGGTCTGCTGTTTGTGTAACTATTAATGGGAATCTTGTTTGTATATAGTATGCTTATAAGTGGTAATCAAAATTCTGCTTAGAAGACAGATTTGTTTTATTAGTTTAAGATGCTTTGAGACCTCTTTTAGTCTAGGCAAAATTATTATTGATTCTATTGATCTTGGGCATTTTTAAAGTTCTTATATCCTTGGACATGCAGATTCCTTGAAAGTTACTTCTGCATTATCAGTGGCATTATCTGTTCTGTTTGTGATGATCACTGCTtgcattttaattttgaaattgctCAGTGGCAACATCAACATGCCAAGATTGCTTCCAAAAGTTGTTGATCAGACTTCATTGTGGAAGCTGTTCACAGCCGTCCCAGTGTTAATCACCTCTTACCTCTGTCACTTCAATGGTactgaaaattttatttttaatcatttattaGTAGCTTCCTAGATAATGTATTCAGGAAAAGCTTATGATTCATATCATCCAGTTTGGATGTCGTTCGGTGCAAGCATTTTCTTGTGAAGTAACTTCTGGCATCTGTGGTTTGCGCAGTTCATCCAATACACCGTGAATTGAAAACCTCTTCACAAATACAAGCAATTGTTAAAGCATCACTTACCTTATGTGGGGCAATATACATAACTACAAGTTTATTTGGTTATACTCTATTTGGGGATCAGACTATGGATGATGTTCTAGCCAATTTTGACAGAAATCTGGGAGTCCCTTACAGTAATATTCTGAATGACATTGTTCGTATAAGCTATGCTGTTCATTTGATGCTTGTATTTCCAGTGATAAACTTCTCGTTACGCCTTAATCTTGATGGACTTATCTTTCCATTGGGACGGCCTATTTCTTCAGATATTCGGAGATTTGTTTTTATCACAACTGGGCTAGTTGTGATTATTTTCTTCGGTGCTGTGGTCATACCTAGTATCTGGGTTGCGTTACAATTCACAGGAGCTACTGCAGCAGTCTGTGTGAGCTTCATCTTCCCAGGAGCAATTGCACTCAGGTAATCACTGAATGCTTTACTGACCTATTCTTTGTTATGTGTTTTATTACTTGTTTTTGTAGGAATTTGGAATTTTTCTTGTTTGTTTCTAAGTCTTGACAATCTCCTATTGCAGAGACACACATGGCATCTCAACAAGGATAGATAAATTCATTGCATTGTTTATGATTATACTGGGAGGGATATCTTGTTCAATCGCTTTATACAGTGACATTGATCAGCTGTCAAAGAAAAGTAGTATAGTTCCAACTACTCCCACATCATGACAATTTAGTAATTTACAAAATGATGTGTGCCTGTGGCACGGCTCCTGTATATGTAGGCTCCTTTTGGCAGTATATAATAAGCAGGAATAAACTCATATTTGAAACATAATGAGCAATCCCAGAGAAGCATAATGTATCACAATCAAATGAAAATGTGTGCAATAGCAAAAATCTGGCCTACTTCCAATTTTTTGAATTAAACAGAGGATTATGGCATTTATAACTGTAAATCATGCCACATATGCATTGTCCCGCCTCAGTACTTATTGTGGCAGCATAAGTTTATGGGACATATGTAGTTTTGTACTTATGCTTTACTCTTCTTACAAGCCTTATCTTTTCAGTATGTAATTCTGGGTTCTGTATTTGTATTCATATCGATTTTATGATGAATGCGCTCTGTAATGATGTGTCACTGTCACCACAATTCAATTTTACATCGAGACAAATCTAATAATTCTGGTTGTAGAGTGGCAAAGCATTCAATTGCTAGGCAAAGTCAGAAGACTGTTTCACAGTGCCCAGTTTACATGCTTATAACCACGATAACTGCATACAGTCCTAATGCAACTAAGGCGATAATTTTATTAGTTTATGACCATTGTAGTTGTGGTGCACATATTTGACCAAAATTGAGCTGCACCCAATATTATGGGTACAAAATGCACCCAAAACTACACCCCATGCACACCAGGCAAAGTTAGATCTCCTGGTTCAATTCAACTAACTGCAACAGGCACATTGATACATTTGTCTCAATTGCAGAGACACCATATAAGAAGATCAATCAGATAACAAAAGGTTAAACAAGAATTCAAAATGCATGCTTTCCTAAAACACTTAAGCATTTAGGACCAGATGGTGCTTGAACAAAATGGATACTATTTTTTGGTTTATACATTCATttgttaattcttttattttaaggTCATGATCAAACCTGATGTCAATGTGATACCACTTTAGTCTTTGATACCTCCATTTCAGAGTCCTCAAAGGGTAATATCTAGTTTACTCAGTTTCATGGTTATCTTATGTTTGAAGATTCAATTAAAAGTGTGATGTTCTGATTTTAATATTAGGATGTACTTGTTTTGGGGGATTTTTCTGTCTCCCTGCATCATTGAACCTTTGTAGCCAGATTTCAGGTTTTCAATCCAAGCACCATGCGTATCTGCACACCCATGAAACCTTAGTGATCTTACAAtggagccttacaaatttgggtaTACCATTTTAGGATATTTGGTGACAAATAAGTGAAATAAGCATTTCCGTGTGGCAGATTGAGTTTCCTGCCTTGACAATGTTAATCTATGTATCTATGTTCTTCCAGGCTTCAACTTTCAAAACATTTCCATTAGTTTGATTGTAGAATGGTCTTCTTACGGGGATACTTTGTCTCTTTGTTTTAAAACTTGCTTAATGTTTTTTCGTAAATCATTGCTAACACCTTGTGTGGTCTACTGATGGTTTTAAATGTAATCAGGTTTTTCTGAATGTGTGAGCTGAGTCGGAAGCTCAAGAAGAGCTGTATAGTTGGTTCTTTTTTCTTCTGAGTAGAGATTTTAATGTTGTTTTATTGTTATGCTAGTACCTTGGGAGAGCATGTGAGGGATTGGACTGATCTTGTGCTAATTACCTCATTTTGAGAGAGTTGCTTGTAGGTCCTTACCAAGATGATGTAGAAATGAGAATTATAGTATTCGAACAATTTAAGATggatttataaattaatttttttatgttgtAGACCACCTAATGATGACATATCATTAGGTAATGAGTCACCCTTCTTAGATCTATCTTGAGGTAACTAAACATATTTTAGGTTACAAGTCACCTTTCTTAGATCTATCTTTGAGGAAACTAAACATATTTTTGGCATGATTTGACGGGGTGTGACTTTCTAAAGATATTGAATGCATTCATTTTAATTATGTAGATTAAGCATTCAAAAACTATACATTTTTAGAGTATGAGAGCAATCAACAACAACACATTTTGATTTGGTGTAATAAAAGGAATAATGAATCTGCATATTTAGGTGTTTTCTTGTTTTTGTTATTGTTCAATTTTAGGGGGTTGATCAAGGCAAAGAGCCCTTACGACTTGAGCATACAACAACCTAACACAATATTGTTTGCCCAAACTTTCATATAAAGCAAAGCAAAAGATTGTATTTTAGGTGAAGTTGTAGAATGAAGCCTCACAAATTACAAAGTCAAATCTAGAGCATAGGTACTAAATTCTTTTTGAGTATGTCCTTTGACAAGGTAGATATCTTGTGTAGAATTTTGAGTAGTTTCActaataaagaatttttttttagataTGATGATAAACAAATTTCATAATCATATCCATTTTGCATCATTCTTCAATTATTGAAATATGAATCATCATCATTCTAATCCAACTTTCGATGCATTAGGGGAAAAGACTTAGTAGATGAGCATGCTCCAAAAATATGTACGATGTGGTGTGGCAATGACCTATTTTTATGTATGTTTTTACCCATTACTTATAAGGTTAAGCACTAATAGCCATTATGTTTGCTCTTAACAATGCACACAAAGTCTCTAATTTTACAAGTCATACTAAAGAAAGAACCAATCATCTGGTAAAACAAAGCAGTTGATAATACATGCCTTGCTACACATGTTTTGGTCTAACTTTTATGTGGGATTTTTTTCAACAACTCAATGTAGATGTATGATGTGGCTACATCATCAATGGTGGTATCTAGTAAAACAAAGCAGTTGATAATACATGCCTTGCTACACATGTTTTGGTCTAACTTTTTTGTGGGATTTTTCAACAACTCAATGTAGATGTATGATGTGGCTACATCATCAATGCCTACCACCCCAAACAATAGCTTTAAGCTCTTAACTCCCGCAAAGTATATTTTTTTGTGAAAATTCAATTAACCATTTAAGAGCTTCATCTGTGAAAGTTAGGGTGCATGACTATTGGGTCGTCTCCCCTAATATTAATTTTCCAATCCCTAACCCAACTCTTAAATTCTATGTAGTTGATCTATGTTGATTATGCTTTTTTGatcacatttatttaattagtatGGGTTAACTCCGGAAATATCGTTTTCTTTTCCATTTTGGCGAACTTATACGATCCTACACATCCCAAGTTTCTTGTTAGGGCTTTatatcattttagggtttttagacttgcaatttgttttatttttagatATAGTATACCAATGTTACTTTTTATTGTTCAATCTAAAAGTTGGCATTTGAGCCTTATTTTCGTATCCTTTGTCTATGCTACCTAGGATTGTTGACCTAAACCTTAGCATGACCATATCAATAAAAAAAGGAGTATATTTCATTGCTTATAATGAGAACAATGAGGACTATGCTCATGATGCTTATGTATATGCTCAATATTTGGCAAACGAGTTGGCTAGTTTGGCTATACAAGAAAATCCTATGCAACTAACAATGATTTTTCATGATATGTTTGCAAGAAAAACTTATGGAAATGAACATTTGTAAGAAAATTTGGGTAAGATTCCTTCTATATTTATTGTTGTATCTATCCTCACATCTATCATAGATTCCTCTAAAACCATTAGTCATTCTAATAATAATATGACCAATAGTGTCCTACTACTTAGGACATATCTCTTTTCCACTTACTCTTTAACTTGTGGGCTAGCACCTACATATAGTAGTATCACATCCACCACCCCTACAATGACCCATATTTTTACACCTCATTCCTCCACTATCACTTGATCTATAGCAACTGCACTTAATCAAGCCACTTCCATACCCCATGGGAGATCACATGTTTTTAATACCCTTAAATATCATTCATCTTCTATGCCTTTATCCAAAGCCATTACTTCATCCACCCCTCTCACTTCCCTTACTCCTCCTAGCGGTTCCACTTTAGTTACCATAACTTCCTCTACATTAGATGGACTATTTCATTGAATAGATCAAGTAGAAAAGAGAATGGATATTAAGCCTAATGGTAGTGATTAATTTATGGATGCTAGATATGCACCACTATCTTATGATATTGTGGCATGTCCATTAACCATGAGATTTGTGGCAACATGGTTTTCCATGTGTGAAGGCAAGGGTGATCCTAATATACAAATTATAACATGTAAttatatttgtaaaaaaaaattatgatgaaaATTTGTTAACAAAGCTATTTCCACACACTAtgaaagatttctctattagttgtTTCTTTTCACTTTTTTGAGGATCTATTTATTCTTTTGATGAGCTCACTAAAGTGTTCCTAAAATAAATCCAATATCAATATTATCCTTAgagaattttttgttgatttgtTTAAGTGTGTCCAAGGATGTAATGAACATAATGGTAATTATTTTACTCAATTTCAATATCTACAGTCCAAGTCAATTACACCTTTACATGATACTAGAATGCAAAACATATTTGTTAAGAATTTAATTAGACCATTTCAAGCCAATGTGTATTTAAATAATTTTACTTCTTTTATGTATTTGAGTGCACACATGTTAAAAATGTGGAACTTAAGTTGCTTGCACATAACCCCTTTTTAGATGGATCATCAACTCAAAATTATTTCTACCATTCTAAGTACCAAATATCTCAAAAACATAGGACATGTCATTATACACCCACAAACATATAAAGGATCATGATAGAATGTATACACATCCATCACACAATTAAATTAGGGACATGCATGACAATATTAAACCATATAATCTTATGCCTCCATATATAGAAATTATTGCATTAAAAGCACACATCATATTAAGCATCTATGTAATACCATGCATCTCATATAGAATCATAATCATCATATTCATAAACCATAGGAACATGCAtccatcataagcatacatcatagaAGCATTGTAAAAGCATCATAGAATATCATAAAACATCACATAAACATGGAATACACCCATCACATAATGAGCATCATAACATAGAAAGTAAACATGCATGTAGAACACATAACACATGATAGAATTGTTGCCGTACAAAAATAAGGCCCGCAAGATAAATCGTAAATGTACAAAGTGTCTTGTTGacgagtgttttgacacactcttcaacagtcaggtagtttatgtgaacactcaccacctctcttgaaaagcaataagtttttGGGAACGaaccactccaaggtctctatagtcagttCTCGACAGTGATGGGCAACTCAATGGCTGATGCAGGCATACTTGTTAAGGGGGGCTGCTGGTTGAAACGACTTCCAATAGCTtaacttattttatattttttgtatttttatgatttagaTCATGtctcaaaataaacaacaaaagatagatcagggaaaTAAGAAAGTAACAgtgaaaccaatacaataacaacttaatgaactatgcAATTATCAATATCATTCAAACCAACATTCAGTAATAgacctccaataaacatgcaaagtcatgcaacctcacaaattcacGAAAACAAATACCACCACAATATTGTTATATCACatcaattctcatacaccacttacatgcgcaatatgattcataaagcaatagaacataagatcaaaacaagttGCTGATAGACATTACTAGATTGCAAAGAATAAATTCACAGCACATATGCATAGATCATGCAATCCATAAGAtgcttcttgtattaactccaaagaatATATTATAACATCTACTCAAACTCATAAAATCTACATAAAATctctaaaataatttctaattgggcctcaaatcatcaatttgtggacccttacaatgaatcaaaatctctaatttatagagtttcttgtcttactttctaggaaataaatctatctaaattaagcactaaaaaaagcaaggagtcacagttgacatgcaagtctctgccttgaacTTCAGTTAACTACTACAAAACTGTGACTGAGTGAGCATTATGAAAATAATGCTGCATGAGCCAAcacttcgtaatcatgcaaaacttTCTCAATAATTAAGGTACATGTTGGAGCAGCAGTTGAAGTCCCAGTACTAGTGACATGGAAAATTCTTCAAAAAtatcatgctatcattagcaactgtatgtttatcttttacttctttttatagctcttgtagTTGCTAATGAAGCATGCAACTACCTCAggaggaggatcaacaacatattTGATTCCGAACTtgaacttcttcaaaatctcctctaCATTCTTAATTTTATCCTCTAACTTCTCTATTATTCTCGTAGCCTGTTGACATTGAGTCACCAAGTATGTATACCTGTCCATTAACTCAACACTCAATTCGGTAGAAATTATAAAATAACGGGCTACATGAGTCCCACTAACAGAGTACATTGTCCTCCTCCAAATGTCTAGCACTAGGAATACCAAGTCCAAAAATACCTAAAAACTTTCCTACAAACTTTTCATATTTCTTTATCGAACCAAGGAGAGGAAGATGGATATCTAGTATGCCCTTTCCATACTGCTGCAACATCTCAATCTTTAATTCTATAATGTATATATAAGACTGTAAATTCTCAACACTATCTCCTCCCAAAAGATCTTCCTTCATTATGATATCTGCCCCAAGATTCAGAATCTTATGTAATATCTCATATTGTTTAGTAAGAATGTTGAGCTTTCGGTCCCACTATTGAGAACATGAAGCCAAAGCTCCTCCTATCTCCGAGGCTTTCTCATATATCTCCATAGTATTCTGCAAAAACAATCTAATTTTAGAAGCATTATTTTGTGCCCATGATTTTGTTGTTGCGGCCACCTTTCTCACTTCAACGAGTGTCCTCACGTCACCTTCCGGAAGCAATGAAGTTGAAGGCAAATTGTTGTCTACACATACATCCAATGGCTTGCCTATTTCTACAAGCAATTGCTTATATTGTTCCAACTATGCTTTAACTTCTACCTGAGAATTGTGTTCTTTCTCCATTCGGCTCCTTATTGCACTGGTGGCAAATTCCAAAGTATCTA is a genomic window of Cryptomeria japonica chromosome 7, Sugi_1.0, whole genome shotgun sequence containing:
- the LOC131078492 gene encoding amino acid transporter AVT6A, with the protein product MTSDTFSASEKNDSKASLLPETESQHGLQESECKNASFLGAVFNLSTTIVGAGIMGLPATMKILGLVPGISLIVLVGILTYASIEILLRFSRACKVSSYGGVMGDAFGPLGRVVLQICIIINTLGILIVYMIIIGDVVSGTSANGMHHFGILEEWFGVCWWTGRPVTLFLTTIFILVPLVSFRHVDSLKVTSALSVALSVLFVMITACILILKLLSGNINMPRLLPKVVDQTSLWKLFTAVPVLITSYLCHFNVHPIHRELKTSSQIQAIVKASLTLCGAIYITTSLFGYTLFGDQTMDDVLANFDRNLGVPYSNILNDIVRISYAVHLMLVFPVINFSLRLNLDGLIFPLGRPISSDIRRFVFITTGLVVIIFFGAVVIPSIWVALQFTGATAAVCVSFIFPGAIALRDTHGISTRIDKFIALFMIILGGISCSIALYSDIDQLSKKSSIVPTTPTS